In the Peptoclostridium acidaminophilum DSM 3953 genome, one interval contains:
- a CDS encoding O-antigen ligase family protein, which yields MVIIIIGDRYFDIRLGAKLYTIIAFVNSLYLFMQYIAYNFAGIVLPWYIKWLPIKQGTRLIEDYNNIFSQYGYRPSGFFFEPAHFTHYVIPALLLVLFYKESIVQNDNRKNIVLSIIFTIALLLSGSGSAVVMTFIVWSMWAFNKFKISLKHIFRVIIIVFLIVGVIQIPIVESSINRVMSDSNLSTKNVRVMRGFAVYRGIELPNKIFGVGYGNYATYIGAKNIQTEYDLGESTYVNTMAYVLVGTGIFGFLLYLLIYYDLFKKTKGFYRYRTVILFISGFFSGNPLSISLITAVSFIIAGYNLTERNGLNEEIEKSTISRVANFK from the coding sequence ATGGTAATAATTATCATTGGCGACAGATATTTTGATATTAGATTAGGTGCAAAATTATATACTATAATAGCATTTGTTAATTCATTGTATTTATTTATGCAGTATATAGCATATAATTTTGCAGGGATAGTTTTGCCGTGGTATATAAAATGGTTGCCAATTAAGCAAGGAACGAGATTAATCGAAGATTATAATAATATATTTAGTCAATATGGATATAGACCGTCAGGCTTTTTCTTCGAACCTGCTCATTTCACACACTATGTTATACCAGCTTTGTTATTAGTCTTATTTTATAAAGAGTCAATAGTGCAAAATGATAATAGAAAAAATATTGTGTTATCCATTATTTTCACTATCGCATTGTTATTATCTGGATCAGGTTCCGCAGTAGTAATGACTTTTATTGTATGGAGTATGTGGGCCTTTAATAAATTCAAAATATCATTGAAGCATATTTTTCGAGTAATAATTATTGTGTTTTTAATTGTTGGAGTAATACAGATTCCTATAGTAGAAAGTAGTATCAATCGTGTTATGTCGGATTCAAATTTATCGACAAAAAATGTCAGAGTGATGAGAGGATTTGCAGTTTATAGAGGAATTGAATTGCCAAACAAAATATTTGGAGTTGGATATGGGAACTATGCCACATATATAGGCGCCAAAAACATCCAAACAGAATATGACCTCGGAGAGAGCACTTATGTGAATACTATGGCATATGTATTAGTTGGTACAGGAATTTTCGGATTTTTGTTGTATTTATTGATTTACTATGACTTGTTTAAAAAAACAAAAGGTTTCTATCGGTATAGAACGGTAATTTTATTTATAAGTGGGTTTTTTAGTGGAAATCCGCTATCAATATCGCTAATAACAGCAGTTTCATTTATAATAGCTGGATATAATTTAACTGAAAGGAATGGGTTAAATGAAGAAATTGAGAAAAGTACAATTAGCAGAGTTGCTAATTTTAAATGA
- a CDS encoding glycosyltransferase family 4 protein: MKILYVTPPWPGFRECLFDGEIEPQGLPSFNKPLMGLVEEGHQIDFVILNSAYRPEYKYENLNIKADWLKKSHIWDIVETDLSLQRRFVTYSNLKKSVKKALSSEKYDFVYAHGSSTSVVRMVAKKYNVPFGQRLYGTFLWDKIQKKGKKYVSIRHITEYRAFKTKKNFLLVTNDGSRGDLVKKVIWGEKKPPFEFYYWINGVNKAPIIEDADIEEYSRTLVKKPFIFHVARFDSWKRQDRVVKIIAELKKRGRDIHLYLAGPNKTIGNSYFDSITKLIKELDIEDRVTYMGNIDIKTMNVMCKLAMASFSLNDVCNLTNVFHEMLAAGAVVIVQKDGTTEGFIDHGINGFYVNNNEKAVELIENLLCSRYKVDDIRRAAIKTSEEKMKTWKQRIADEINLIKKHAGFMA; this comes from the coding sequence ATGAAAATATTATATGTTACACCACCATGGCCAGGTTTTCGAGAGTGTCTTTTTGATGGAGAAATTGAACCTCAGGGCCTACCCTCATTTAACAAACCGCTTATGGGACTTGTTGAAGAAGGGCATCAAATTGATTTTGTGATTCTAAATTCTGCATATCGCCCGGAATATAAATATGAAAATTTAAATATTAAAGCAGATTGGTTAAAAAAATCACATATTTGGGATATAGTAGAAACTGATTTAAGTCTGCAAAGAAGGTTTGTTACGTATTCAAATCTAAAAAAATCAGTGAAAAAAGCTCTAAGTAGTGAAAAATATGATTTTGTATATGCACATGGTTCATCTACAAGTGTTGTAAGAATGGTGGCAAAAAAATATAATGTTCCTTTTGGGCAAAGACTGTATGGTACATTTTTATGGGATAAGATTCAAAAAAAAGGGAAAAAATATGTTTCGATAAGGCATATAACAGAATATCGAGCATTTAAGACTAAGAAAAATTTTCTTTTAGTAACAAATGATGGTTCGAGAGGTGACCTTGTCAAAAAAGTGATTTGGGGAGAAAAGAAGCCACCGTTTGAATTTTACTATTGGATTAATGGAGTCAACAAGGCTCCTATTATTGAGGATGCAGATATTGAGGAATATTCAAGAACATTAGTAAAAAAGCCATTTATATTTCATGTTGCTCGGTTTGACTCATGGAAAAGACAAGATAGAGTGGTGAAAATAATCGCGGAATTAAAAAAAAGAGGAAGAGATATTCATCTATATTTAGCGGGCCCAAATAAAACTATTGGTAATTCATATTTTGATAGTATTACCAAACTTATAAAAGAACTAGACATTGAAGATCGTGTCACTTATATGGGGAATATTGATATTAAAACAATGAATGTAATGTGTAAACTTGCGATGGCTTCTTTTTCATTAAATGATGTATGTAACTTAACGAATGTATTCCATGAAATGTTAGCAGCAGGTGCTGTGGTCATTGTACAAAAGGATGGAACTACTGAAGGGTTTATTGATCATGGGATAAATGGATTCTATGTGAATAATAATGAGAAAGCAGTAGAACTTATCGAAAATTTATTATGTTCAAGGTATAAAGTTGATGATATTCGTAGAGCAGCAATAAAAACATCAGAAGAAAAAATGAAAACATGGAAGCAGAGAATAGCTGATGAAATAAATCTCATAAAAAAGCATGCAGGGTTTATGGCGTAA
- a CDS encoding acyltransferase → MKKIKYLFTYIFAHTFGRLAYDTTYYSGRYFEPYAIGWSWVVKSFFYQRILGKNKSVPWPVSPNIRIGNYKNINFDIGDLHIFQTHGSYFQASKAKINIGKGSWIAPNVGLITANHDIYNLDKHVEGKDINIGKNNWIGMNSIILPGVTLGDNTIVGAGSVVTKSFPEGYCIIAGNPAKVIKTINKKEVFN, encoded by the coding sequence ATGAAAAAAATAAAGTATTTGTTTACATATATATTCGCACATACTTTTGGTAGATTGGCATACGACACGACTTATTATTCCGGTAGATATTTTGAACCATATGCAATAGGTTGGAGTTGGGTTGTGAAATCTTTTTTTTACCAAAGGATACTCGGGAAAAACAAAAGTGTCCCGTGGCCTGTATCACCTAATATTAGAATAGGTAATTATAAGAATATAAACTTTGATATTGGAGATTTGCATATATTTCAAACACATGGATCATATTTTCAAGCTTCAAAAGCAAAGATAAATATCGGTAAGGGTTCGTGGATTGCGCCTAATGTTGGGCTAATAACAGCAAATCATGATATTTACAACTTAGATAAGCATGTTGAAGGAAAAGATATTAATATTGGAAAAAATAATTGGATCGGAATGAACAGTATAATTCTTCCAGGAGTTACGTTGGGTGATAATACTATTGTTGGCGCTGGATCAGTGGTGACTAAAAGTTTCCCTGAAGGATACTGTATAATTGCAGGTAATCCAGCTAAAGTAATTAAAACTATAAATAAAAAAGAAGTATTTAATTAA
- a CDS encoding oligosaccharide flippase family protein codes for MQRNSNSFIDIVAITLARIVTMTTSIVQAMILSRLFDKYDYGTYSQIIIVMTILTNVTSFGLSSAVKYFASKTTNLNKQKEYFETIFNLNIITGIIGATILILTRDLVANYFSNPALQVMLLYVALRPMISNLVLDYQNIFIANGMSLIISYRNIGIGISQLIITGIGAFILRDIKYILILLLLLDVLQLIYFYFISRNRLYLNMQWKINKHLVHEIFSYSVPLAVALMIGTINIEVDKLIIGRFFSTDELAVYTNMSRELPFSFIAVAISTVTLPKIINKFSDGKLADAKQIWAFSISLGFISTTMFCVLALLLHKEIITFLYSDKYLGSESVFVIYILVQLFRYTYFGTALNAAGMSRVILFYALITLALNVILDFTFLYYIGFIGPAYASLISIAFMGLIQLIHGSKILKSSFFELFIIKHNLTSIVVFAIVGLLLFPLKNHLITYGYNNISILVIISGLYCLMTIILLFPMIKKIVRMLNLLTEA; via the coding sequence ATGCAAAGAAACTCCAATAGTTTTATTGATATTGTTGCGATTACTCTTGCAAGAATAGTTACAATGACGACATCAATAGTCCAAGCTATGATTCTGTCTAGGTTATTTGATAAATATGACTATGGTACGTATTCTCAAATAATTATTGTAATGACAATTTTAACCAATGTTACAAGTTTTGGGTTATCAAGTGCAGTTAAGTATTTTGCATCAAAAACTACAAATCTAAATAAACAGAAAGAATACTTCGAAACAATTTTCAACTTGAATATTATTACAGGTATAATTGGAGCGACTATACTCATTCTAACGCGTGATCTAGTTGCTAACTATTTTTCAAATCCAGCATTACAGGTAATGTTGCTTTATGTTGCTCTAAGACCTATGATATCTAACTTGGTATTGGACTATCAAAATATATTTATTGCTAATGGAATGTCTCTAATAATATCATATAGGAATATTGGAATTGGTATATCTCAGCTTATAATTACAGGTATTGGTGCTTTTATTTTGAGAGATATAAAATATATATTGATATTATTATTATTGCTTGATGTTTTACAACTGATTTATTTTTACTTTATTTCTCGAAATCGTTTGTATTTGAATATGCAATGGAAAATCAATAAGCATTTGGTGCATGAAATATTTAGCTATTCAGTGCCACTTGCTGTTGCGTTAATGATTGGAACTATAAATATTGAGGTGGATAAATTAATTATTGGAAGATTTTTCTCTACTGACGAGTTAGCTGTATATACTAATATGTCAAGAGAACTACCTTTTTCGTTTATAGCTGTTGCAATTTCTACAGTTACTCTCCCTAAAATTATAAATAAATTTTCGGATGGTAAGCTGGCTGATGCTAAACAAATATGGGCATTTTCTATATCGTTAGGGTTTATATCGACAACCATGTTTTGTGTTTTAGCTTTACTTCTTCATAAAGAGATAATTACATTCCTTTATTCCGATAAATATTTAGGTAGCGAATCTGTGTTTGTTATATATATATTAGTGCAATTGTTTAGGTATACATATTTTGGAACAGCGCTAAATGCAGCAGGAATGTCAAGAGTGATATTGTTTTATGCTTTAATTACATTAGCATTAAATGTTATATTAGATTTCACGTTTCTATACTATATAGGATTTATAGGACCAGCGTATGCCTCTTTGATAAGTATAGCTTTTATGGGTTTGATTCAATTAATTCATGGGAGTAAAATTTTAAAAAGTTCATTTTTTGAGTTGTTTATCATTAAACATAACCTAACAAGTATAGTCGTATTTGCGATTGTAGGATTGTTGTTATTTCCTTTGAAAAACCATCTCATTACTTATGGTTATAATAATATTAGTATTTTAGTTATAATATCAGGATTGTATTGTCTGATGACAATAATCTTATTGTTTCCAATGATTAAAAAAATTGTACGTATGTTGAATTTATTGACAGAAGCATAA
- a CDS encoding LicD family protein — protein MKKLRKVQLAELLILNEIARICDLNNIKYYLVGGTLLGAIRHSGFIPWDDDLDIAMERKDYDRFCSICKDQLHKDFYLQNHVTDKNFNMYISKVRLKDTLLVDKRVKNLKMHQGIYVDIFPLDYSKKNTGTSLKIRASLIKVFFWIKVVKLKNAQPNIFIKRLLKIPATIIAHFIPLALIDFLTNSLMTSEDEKAHYLVNFCSQYGYRKQTMNKHIYGDPIKVKFENNYYSAPAQYDFYLTRIYNNYMELPPRDKRRTIHEFVDVDLGKYRNIDIINEKIVY, from the coding sequence ATGAAGAAATTGAGAAAAGTACAATTAGCAGAGTTGCTAATTTTAAATGAGATTGCTCGGATATGTGATTTAAATAATATCAAATATTACTTGGTTGGGGGTACTTTATTAGGCGCTATTCGTCATAGTGGTTTTATTCCTTGGGATGATGATCTGGATATTGCAATGGAAAGAAAAGATTATGATAGGTTCTGTAGTATATGTAAAGATCAACTACATAAGGATTTTTATTTACAAAACCATGTAACAGATAAGAATTTTAATATGTATATTTCCAAAGTACGATTAAAAGACACACTATTGGTTGATAAAAGAGTAAAGAATCTAAAGATGCATCAAGGTATTTATGTAGATATATTTCCGTTAGATTATTCAAAGAAGAACACAGGCACATCATTAAAAATAAGAGCAAGTTTAATTAAAGTGTTTTTTTGGATAAAAGTAGTAAAATTGAAAAATGCACAACCAAATATTTTTATTAAGAGATTATTAAAAATACCTGCAACAATTATTGCCCACTTTATACCATTAGCTTTAATAGATTTTTTGACAAATAGCCTCATGACGAGTGAAGACGAAAAAGCACACTATCTTGTTAATTTTTGTAGCCAATATGGATATAGGAAACAAACTATGAACAAACATATTTATGGAGATCCCATTAAAGTTAAATTTGAAAATAATTATTATAGTGCACCTGCTCAATATGATTTTTACTTAACTCGAATATATAATAATTATATGGAGTTACCACCAAGAGATAAACGTAGAACTATTCATGAGTTTGTAGATGTAGATCTTGGGAAATATAGGAATATCGATATAATCAATGAAAAAATTGTTTATTAA